From Acidimicrobiia bacterium:
GAACTCAAAACCAAAGTGCAAGAAGCTACTGAACGTTTCGAACAAACCAAAACCGAAACGATACAAGCCCAAGTCCCTACCGAACTAAGCCAAGCTTGGGAACATCGACGCACCATCCTAGAAACCCACCGGAGCGAACTTGAACTAGTAACCGATTTAGCTACCGCAGCCCAAACCGCTAAAAACCAGGTAGAACTAGCAGAAGCTGAACTGCGACACAACAACCAAATTGTGGGGACACGAAACAAAGCCGCCCATAAAGGCACAGTCGCTGCTGAAGCCGCGAAAGTTTTAGAAAAAGTTGAAACCCAACTAACTTCCCAAATCAGGCCCCGACTCGAAGGTGCCATGTCCGACATTTTAGGTTCCATGTCAGAAGGACGGTTCTCGCTAGTCAAACTAGCTGATGACTACTCGGTTCGGGTTTTAGATGGTGACACCTACCAGCCCCTCACCGAACTTTCCGGTGGAGAAACCGACCTGGTTGCTTTATCGATGCGGCTAGCCTTGGCCGACGTGCTCGTCGGCCAAGGTGGCGGTACCGGTTTTCTGATTTTAGATGAACCGCTCGGATCGCAAGATAAAGACCGTCGCAACTCAATAACTAGCGCCCTACGAAACCTAGCTTCACGATACGGCCAAGTGTTTTGTATCTCTCACGTTGGCGGGCTTGACGATGTAGCAGATATCGCTATCGAAGTAGCGATCGACCCAGACACTGGGGAGTCCTACATCGAATAACCGCTGACCCACAAAAAGGTAGCGGTGGTTGTGGTACCCAAATCGGACACCCTTAGGGACCATAACAACCAAAACCTATCCCCCCCCACTATCCCCCCCCCCCTTTTTTTTTTAGGTTTTTGAAAGGCTGTACCGTCTATGATCACTGATCTTTCCGCTATTTTGCACAACACACCTGATTTGTCCTGGTTGGATGACATCAAATGTGCCGAGTTAAGCCCCGACGACTATTTCGTACCCGCTGGACATTCAATCCAACCCGCTCCCCAAGCAGCGTGCCGGCTTTGCCCGGTAAGAGAACAATGTTTAGCACACACCTACGAAGACGAAGAAGGGGTACGGGACCGGTCCGGCTACTTTGCAGGTATGTCCCCAGGACAAAGAGAACGGTCTAGTTTTACCGAAGCGTTAGAGTTCATCCGTAACGACACACCCCACCCAGATGACCAACAAATCTTTGACGACTACATCCAAGAAATCCGCAAAAATAGGGCGGAGCGTCACACCCCTGCCCTCCCAGAACCTAGCCATCGCACCAACCAGAAACGCCAAATTATTGGCAAAGCCACCATCGACTAACCAACCACCCCACACCAAAGGCTAGTTGTTGTGTTAACCAGGGTTTTTAGTTTAAAAGCCCGGCCCGTAACACTTTAGCGATCAGGTTAGTACGGGATCTAGCACCAAAGCGGTCCATAAGACGCCCAAGTTCCGACGCTACAGTTGCCCGTGACACTCCTAGAAGAGCTGCTATTTCAACGTTTGTTTGGCCTTCTGCTGCTAACACCAAAATTTCTCGTTCCCGAACAGTTAAACCACCAGTGCGGGCCATCACATTTTGGGTGGCGATCTCTGGTAACACTTCGGTAGCGGTCAACGAATCAATGGTGATCGCACCCCCAACTACTTCCAACAAAACTCTAGGTATCTCACTTAGAGGCGCCAGTTTTGACACGAACCCGGAAGCACCTGCTTGGAACACTGCACGCACACTTGTAGAGGAAACATGGGCCGTGAAAACAACGATCGGGATTTTTGGGAACGTTTTACGTAGCGCCACCACAATCTCACCAGTTTCGGTAGAACCTGGTACTGACAAATCGGTCAAAACAACATCGGGGGTGGTGTCCCCCACTACCTCCAAACTTTCAACCACGTTCATAGCTTCACCAACAACAACAAAGCCGTAACGTTCCAACCATTGTCCAGTGCCGGTACGAACTACCGCATGGTCATCAACGACCACAACACGATAACTGGTACTCATTTTTGTATTCCGTTCTGTCGACTTGCCAACCAAAACTCGATCACAGGCACAGACCACACAGGACCGTTCGCTATACGGCCCTGCGGTTGCGGCATCTGACCTCTAGCCAGATACGCCGAAACAGTGCGGGGTGCTATCCCACCAGCTTTTAACGCCACCCCAAAGGTGTCTAACATTTCTGTGACTATCAACTCGCCCGCCACGATCCCTAACGGTTCTTGTGCCAGTTCCTCAAACACTGCCGGGTCGAGCGGTACCCACTGACGAATATTTGTACGTCCCGGCCCCGGTGCTGGTTTTGGGTTGCTACAACCACCCACCAACACGCTTTGTGTGTCTAACAGCGATGCCACATCATCCCTACTAGCAACCGAATATGGAATCAGACGATGGTTTCGACATAAACACCACGGCCCAGACGTTAAATCTAATATTGTTAAATCACGGGCCCCTGGTACCATTTCACCAGTAGCTGAATAACGCCAACGCCCACGAATATCACGTTCATAACCTGGCGGAGCTAACGACTGGTTCTTCGGACGGAACCGGCGCGACCGTTTAGGTACCCGTTTAGGTTCCGTTAAACCCCGACCAGAGCTACCCCTACCCAACCCGGTGTCATCATCACGTAACCCTTGCAACAACACCGACGGTTTTGGTGTGTCGTCATCTTCAAAAGCATCAAGGTATTCGTCGATCGAACCCAACAGATCATCAATCGATTTATCCTGGTCTCCCATATCAACACTCTACTGTAAACCCCACGCTACGAACCAACACTTACCAGGCGAAACAAACCTTGCCACCCCACCAAAAGTTCTTGTACGACACTGGTGGTTATCGGTTTAAAGATCGTATAAAGTGTCGAAATGGGTTGTTCCCCCGTTTTCTGGAATCTGAGGCAACACAAACGCTTATCAGCTGACATGCTCCTATATGTCCGCCTAGTTGCCTCTGATTGTCCCCTGACCACAACCCACCTAAAACCGGTCTTTACACAGCCCCAAACCGGCCAGTTCGCTTACCGTCCCAACCGTTTAGGGCCACAGGTAACCACCACAAACCCAAACC
This genomic window contains:
- a CDS encoding WhiB family transcriptional regulator, giving the protein MITDLSAILHNTPDLSWLDDIKCAELSPDDYFVPAGHSIQPAPQAACRLCPVREQCLAHTYEDEEGVRDRSGYFAGMSPGQRERSSFTEALEFIRNDTPHPDDQQIFDDYIQEIRKNRAERHTPALPEPSHRTNQKRQIIGKATID
- a CDS encoding response regulator transcription factor, whose amino-acid sequence is MSTSYRVVVVDDHAVVRTGTGQWLERYGFVVVGEAMNVVESLEVVGDTTPDVVLTDLSVPGSTETGEIVVALRKTFPKIPIVVFTAHVSSTSVRAVFQAGASGFVSKLAPLSEIPRVLLEVVGGAITIDSLTATEVLPEIATQNVMARTGGLTVREREILVLAAEGQTNVEIAALLGVSRATVASELGRLMDRFGARSRTNLIAKVLRAGLLN